A part of Aspergillus flavus chromosome 1, complete sequence genomic DNA contains:
- a CDS encoding GPI anchored cell wall protein has protein sequence MADRLTPLQSFHFQDPRPILFSIMKSLFATLAAFAASTQALTGRTTNCCFHLTASGGASGTVGQLSDGQNRIGDHSLSTAQFCISPDGSITDGSGRGCILTPPTTQFQCDQGATPESGFSISPSGLLEFQGSSEFLACDTGQNGGRNIHVTPSKDLGQCVIVELKADSCAPSASTAPSASPSSSKSCPTTLSSGNFEFPHLIIPVDSKSPNTAFGTSFNGKVTSAISSIFNFDIPQADSGKMCNLVFLFPQKADLQTSSFSFSGDGKINFSKLSKAATTSTTFKNAPSVSQNLGDITISPGHSFVVSTFSCPAGEAIAFEMKNAGTTDLEFFEDFNPSPIGLFITVC, from the exons ATGGCCGATAGACTGACACCACTTCAGTCATTTCATTTCCAAGACCCCAGACCTATATTATTCAGTATCATGAAAAGCCTCTTCGCCACCTTGGCGGCTTTTGCTGCCAGCACCCAGGCCCTTACTGGTCGCACGACCAATTGTTGCTTCCATCTTACTGCTTCTGGCGGTGCCTCTGGTACCGTTGGCCAGCTCAGCGATGGACAAAACCGTATTGGTGACCACAGTCTATCTACTGCGCAGTTCTGTATTAGCCCAGATGGGTCTATCACTGACGGTAGCGGCCGTGGCTGCATTCTAACTC CCCCAACTACTCAGTTCCAGTGCGATCAGGGTGCCACACCTGAGTCGGGCTTCTCTATTAGCCCATCTGGCCTGCTAGAGTTTCAAGGCAGTTCTGAATTCCTCGCTTGTGACACTGGTCAGAACGGTGGTAGGAACATCCACGTCACTCCAAGCAAGGACCTCGGCCAGTGCGTAATAGTCGAGCTGAAGGCCGACTCATGCGCGCCTTCAGCCTCCACTGCCCCGTCAGCCAGtccatcctccagcaagAGCTGTCCCACCACGCTATCATCAGGAAATTTCGAGTTTCCTCACCTGATCATCCCTGTCGACTCAAAGTCTCCTAACACCGCATTCGGCACCTCATTCAATGGCAAGGTGACCTCAGCCATCTCAAGCATATTCAACTTCGATATTCCGCAGGCCGATTCTGGAAAGATGTGCAACTTAGTCTTCCTATTTCCCCAGAAGGCTGACCTTCAGACGTCATCCTTCAGCTTCAGCGGTGATGGCAAGATCAACTTTTCCAAGCTCTCCAAGGCTGCTACTACCTCGACTACCTTTAAAAACGCTCCCTCTGTCTCCCAGAACTTAGGTGATATCACTATCTCACCTGGACATTCATTTGTCGTCTCAACCTTCTCGTGCCCTGCTGGTGAAGCTATTGCCTTCGAGATGAAAAATGCTGGTACCACCGACCTTGAGTTCTTTGAAGACTTCAACCCTTCTCC TATTGGTCTATTCATCACTGTCTGCTAA